The following coding sequences lie in one Calidithermus timidus DSM 17022 genomic window:
- a CDS encoding N-6 DNA methylase, with amino-acid sequence MVKFLVEMLEPYRGRVYDPCCGSSGMFVQSVEFIRAHASGNGGKAKADISICGQEYYTTWRLAKMNLAIRGIEGQIAHGDTFHDDKFPDLPDLKADFILANPPFNVSDWGGERLRDDKRWQYGVPPVGNANFAWVQHIIHHLAPAGVAGFVLANGSMSSNQSGEGEIRKNIIAGTYHAWRGEKEAGEYQDVPGFCKSATLEEIRKHGHVLTPGRYVGAERQEDDDEPFEEKMKRLTATLAEQFAESARLEKEIWANLRSIGYHVEKGGLE; translated from the coding sequence GTGGTCAAGTTCCTGGTGGAGATGCTAGAGCCCTACCGCGGCCGCGTCTACGACCCCTGCTGCGGCTCCTCAGGGATGTTCGTGCAGTCGGTCGAGTTCATCCGCGCGCACGCGAGCGGCAACGGCGGCAAGGCCAAGGCCGACATCTCGATCTGCGGCCAGGAGTACTACACCACCTGGCGGCTCGCCAAGATGAACCTGGCCATCCGCGGCATCGAGGGCCAGATCGCGCATGGCGACACCTTCCACGACGACAAGTTTCCCGACCTCCCCGACCTCAAGGCCGACTTCATCCTCGCCAATCCCCCGTTCAACGTCTCCGACTGGGGCGGCGAGCGCCTGCGCGACGACAAGCGCTGGCAGTACGGCGTGCCGCCGGTGGGCAACGCCAACTTCGCCTGGGTGCAGCACATCATCCATCACCTCGCGCCCGCAGGGGTGGCCGGCTTCGTGCTAGCCAACGGCTCGATGTCTTCAAATCAGTCCGGCGAAGGCGAGATCCGCAAGAACATCATCGCGGGCACCTACCACGCCTGGCGGGGTGAGAAAGAAGCGGGCGAATATCAGGACGTGCCGGGCTTTTGCAAATCTGCCACGCTGGAGGAAATCCGCAAGCACGGCCACGTGCTGACTCCGGGCCGCTACGTCGGTGCCGAGCGACAGGAGGACGACGACGAACCGTTCGAGGAGAAGATGAAGCGGCTCACCGCCACGCTCGCAGAGCAGTTTGCCGAATCGGCGAGGCTGGAGAAAGAGATCTGGGCAAACCTGCGAAGCATTGGCTACCATGTTGAAAAAGGGGGTCTCGAGTAG
- a CDS encoding RNA-guided endonuclease InsQ/TnpB family protein, which translates to MKRGERFFLRVSTGKRGQYKWLPLSVPVHLASKLTHVYGDAKLFQRGKDWFVMLLLRIPHTSTVRDGDPVVIGVDLGVVRLMTAATPDGVKSWNGLPVRHRRERYVALRKRLQRHRRTDRVRAQSGKERRWMHDLNHKLSRELVDMARSYPNAVLAFERLDGIRDRVRGSKKFNRMMSSWAFRDLVDKVRYKAEAAGVGVAFVDPRKTSQTCHRCGHATRSNRANQAIFRCVACGFQTNADWNAATNIAAAGLRALRQGPTDTARSEQSEQASSSLTVPDGVKVCETQVLHTDSNLVSPT; encoded by the coding sequence TTGAAGCGCGGTGAGCGGTTCTTTCTGCGGGTTTCTACCGGGAAGCGGGGTCAGTACAAGTGGCTGCCCCTGTCGGTTCCTGTGCATCTGGCCTCCAAACTGACCCACGTTTACGGCGACGCCAAGCTGTTCCAGCGCGGGAAAGACTGGTTCGTCATGCTTCTGCTGCGCATCCCCCACACATCTACCGTCCGTGACGGCGACCCCGTGGTCATCGGTGTGGATCTGGGCGTGGTGCGGCTGATGACGGCGGCGACGCCGGACGGGGTGAAGTCTTGGAACGGCCTGCCTGTGCGCCATCGCCGGGAACGCTACGTTGCCCTTCGCAAGCGGCTCCAGAGACACCGCCGCACCGACCGGGTGAGGGCTCAGTCGGGCAAGGAACGCCGCTGGATGCACGACCTCAACCACAAGCTCAGTCGTGAACTGGTGGACATGGCCCGCTCCTACCCGAATGCGGTGCTGGCCTTCGAGCGACTGGACGGGATTCGCGACCGGGTACGCGGCAGCAAGAAATTCAACCGGATGATGAGTAGCTGGGCGTTCCGTGACCTTGTCGACAAGGTGCGCTACAAGGCGGAAGCGGCTGGGGTGGGCGTGGCCTTCGTTGACCCGCGCAAAACTTCCCAGACCTGCCACCGCTGCGGGCACGCCACCAGGAGCAACCGGGCAAATCAGGCTATATTCCGATGTGTGGCGTGTGGATTCCAGACCAATGCCGACTGGAACGCCGCCACAAACATCGCTGCCGCTGGGCTGCGCGCCTTGCGGCAGGGGCCGACTGACACGGCCCGCTCTGAGCAATCGGAGCAGGCGTCGTCCTCGTTGACGGTGCCCGATGGAGTAAAGGTATGTGAGACGCAAGTCTTGCATACAGACTCTAACCTCGTAAGCCCCACGTAG
- a CDS encoding type I restriction-modification system subunit M N-terminal domain-containing protein: protein MGRPDPEDPDEYRAQNIFWVPPEARWAHLKAQARQPTIGQLVDDAMAGLERDNPALKGVLPKDYARPALDKQRLGQLIDLISNIKVGDETSRAKDVLGRVYEYFR, encoded by the coding sequence GTGGGAAGACCCGACCCCGAAGACCCCGACGAGTACCGCGCGCAGAACATCTTCTGGGTGCCGCCCGAGGCGCGCTGGGCGCACCTCAAGGCCCAGGCCCGCCAGCCCACCATCGGCCAGCTCGTGGACGACGCGATGGCTGGCCTCGAGCGCGACAACCCGGCCTTGAAGGGCGTGCTGCCCAAGGACTATGCCCGCCCCGCGCTCGACAAGCAGCGCCTGGGCCAGCTCATCGACCTGATCAGCAACATCAAGGTCGGCGACGAGACCAGCCGCGCCAAGGACGTGCTGGGCCGGGTCTACGAGTACTTCCGCTAG
- a CDS encoding transposase, whose amino-acid sequence MEQVKHDLYGQPTGRNNRRSIRLKGYDYAQQGAYFITICTQNRARLFGEIVDGQMRLNEWNRIVAESWQWLAEQYEHVELDEWVIMPNHLHGIIVIVDDGRRRGGSQTAPTGHGRPMPTTRKPIGRLVGAFKMVSTKRMNEMRGTPGAAVWQRNYYEHIIRNEESLNRIRQYIAKNPLRWHLDRENPITEGATTQEKIWRA is encoded by the coding sequence ATGGAACAGGTGAAACACGATCTATACGGTCAGCCGACCGGCCGTAACAACCGCCGCAGCATTCGCCTGAAGGGATACGATTATGCCCAACAGGGCGCGTATTTCATCACCATTTGCACGCAGAATCGGGCGCGTCTGTTTGGTGAAATTGTGGATGGCCAAATGCGATTGAACGAATGGAACAGGATTGTTGCCGAATCGTGGCAATGGTTGGCCGAACAATACGAACATGTGGAATTGGACGAATGGGTTATCATGCCGAATCATTTACACGGCATCATCGTGATCGTCGATGATGGTCGTCGTAGGGGCGGTTCGCAAACCGCCCCTACCGGACATGGCCGTCCAATGCCAACGACCCGCAAACCGATTGGTCGTTTGGTCGGGGCATTCAAAATGGTTTCAACGAAACGCATGAACGAAATGCGCGGCACGCCGGGCGCCGCCGTCTGGCAACGCAATTATTACGAACACATCATCCGCAACGAAGAATCCTTGAACCGCATCCGGCAATACATCGCCAAAAACCCCCTGCGTTGGCATCTCGACCGGGAAAATCCGATTACAGAAGGCGCAACCACCCAGGAGAAGATATGGCGCGCCTGA
- a CDS encoding type I restriction endonuclease: MARLTESDVEEAALEWLEAGGWQVANGPDIAPDMPAAERANYGEVILSQRLRDALARLNPTLPAEALEDAFRKLTRLEGADLLQRNRALHRLLVNGVTVEXRDRDGAIRGVQVCVLDFDQPANNDWLAVNQLAVVENRHERRPDVVLFVNGLPLAVLELKNAADESATIYFLVFEDDGSGRLVKKMAGYHHQFHAVQVAVTETLRAGFV; the protein is encoded by the coding sequence ATGGCGCGCCTGACCGAATCCGATGTCGAAGAAGCCGCCCTCGAGTGGCTGGAAGCTGGTGGCTGGCAGGTTGCCAACGGCCCCGACATAGCGCCGGATATGCCCGCGGCGGAGCGGGCGAACTATGGCGAGGTCATACTTTCGCAGCGGCTGCGCGATGCGCTGGCCCGGCTCAATCCGACGCTGCCGGCCGAGGCGCTCGAGGATGCCTTCCGCAAGCTTACCCGGCTCGAGGGCGCAGACCTGCTCCAGCGCAACCGCGCCCTGCACCGGCTGCTGGTGAACGGCGTGACCGTCGAGNACCGCGATAGGGACGGCGCGATCCGCGGCGTACAGGTGTGCGTGCTCGACTTCGACCAACCCGCCAACAACGACTGGCTGGCGGTCAACCAGCTTGCCGTGGTGGAAAACCGCCACGAGCGCCGCCCCGATGTGGTGCTGTTCGTCAATGGCCTGCCGCTGGCGGTGCTGGAGCTCAAAAACGCAGCCGACGAGAGCGCGACCATCTACTTCCTCGTCTTCGAGGACGACGGCAGCGGGAGGCTCGTCAAGAAGATGGCGGGCTACCACCACCAGTTCCACGCGGTGCAGGTGGCGGTGACCGAGACGCTGCGCGCAGGGTTCGTGTAA
- a CDS encoding alpha/beta hydrolase, which translates to MRHFWAALFLALAWAQEYRALPGAPTGHPGLDQSYALVYPAQVPKAVLFLVPGLLGGSTNFALLAEHLRRQAPWLEVWAWERRANGLEDRRGFQGEDPVTYYQTLPEPDLSPLREFGLDVHLRDLDLAVDEAAKRAPVVLAGHSLGASLAGLYAWAYGEKLTGLILLDGSPNLLPLSEEAFWDGQETPFGRAPGLRDLLSGRVSPVFQFPDLSPQTLALAEAEAFMAAKRPEETVPFGPYRATREAKALLRIDDHYSLFPAFSVSVGRAWAREGLSLLGLLQGRVVLTVRGPRSGPIAWRDTGEATDPRAFLQAYAHPETGFSEWYFPYRLLLEVAGYPYVRPDLKPRPLPYPVLALGAGRGLFPKPEDFRLKDLFPGGEGEAQVLPDLTHLDLLTEREGRTARRILAYLEALARR; encoded by the coding sequence ATGCGCCATTTCTGGGCTGCCCTCTTCTTAGCCCTGGCTTGGGCTCAGGAATACCGGGCCCTCCCCGGGGCTCCCACGGGTCACCCCGGCTTGGACCAAAGCTATGCCCTCGTCTACCCCGCCCAAGTGCCCAAGGCCGTGCTCTTCCTGGTGCCGGGGCTTTTGGGCGGAAGCACCAATTTCGCCCTCCTGGCCGAGCACCTACGGCGCCAAGCGCCCTGGCTTGAGGTCTGGGCCTGGGAGCGACGGGCCAATGGCCTCGAGGACCGCCGGGGCTTCCAGGGGGAGGACCCCGTGACCTACTACCAAACCCTCCCCGAGCCCGACCTCTCCCCTTTGCGGGAATTCGGCCTGGACGTCCACCTAAGGGACCTGGACCTGGCAGTGGACGAGGCGGCGAAGCGGGCCCCCGTGGTCCTCGCCGGCCATTCCCTGGGGGCAAGCCTGGCGGGGCTTTACGCCTGGGCCTACGGGGAGAAGCTTACGGGGCTTATCCTCCTGGATGGAAGCCCAAACCTCCTCCCCCTCTCGGAAGAAGCCTTTTGGGATGGGCAGGAAACCCCCTTCGGGCGGGCACCAGGCCTGCGGGACCTCCTCTCGGGCCGGGTAAGCCCCGTCTTCCAGTTCCCCGACCTTAGTCCCCAAACCCTGGCCCTGGCGGAGGCAGAGGCCTTCATGGCGGCCAAGCGACCTGAGGAAACCGTCCCCTTTGGCCCTTACCGGGCTACTCGGGAGGCCAAGGCCCTCCTCCGGATAGACGACCACTACAGCCTCTTCCCCGCCTTTAGCGTCAGCGTGGGCCGGGCCTGGGCCCGGGAGGGGCTAAGCCTTCTGGGGCTTCTCCAGGGGAGGGTGGTCCTCACCGTGCGGGGGCCCAGGAGTGGGCCCATCGCCTGGCGGGACACGGGGGAGGCCACGGACCCCAGGGCCTTCCTGCAGGCCTACGCCCACCCCGAAACGGGGTTTTCCGAGTGGTACTTCCCCTACCGGCTCCTTTTGGAGGTGGCGGGCTACCCCTACGTCCGGCCCGACCTCAAGCCCCGCCCCCTCCCCTACCCCGTCCTGGCCTTGGGGGCAGGGCGTGGGCTTTTCCCCAAGCCCGAGGACTTCCGCCTGAAAGACCTCTTCCCCGGTGGAGAAGGCGAGGCCCAGGTCCTGCCCGACCTCACCCACTTGGACCTCCTCACGGAGCGGGAAGGCCGGACGGCCAGGCGGATCCTGGCTTACCTGGAAGCTTTGGCGCGTAGGTGA
- a CDS encoding DUF86 domain-containing protein, with amino-acid sequence MPRRSREAYLWDIADACRAILEYVHGSDLSGFKQHRMLRRAVERELSIVGEAVSQATRHFPELEESIGPARQIVGFRNRIIHAYAEVDAEIVWAIVQNEVPRLLEKAETLLKEMGYGG; translated from the coding sequence ATGCCGCGGCGTAGTCGGGAAGCCTACCTGTGGGACATTGCCGATGCCTGCCGGGCAATCCTGGAGTACGTGCATGGGAGCGACCTCTCCGGCTTCAAGCAGCATCGGATGCTGCGCCGGGCAGTCGAGCGGGAGCTTTCGATAGTGGGCGAAGCCGTCAGCCAGGCCACGCGCCATTTCCCCGAACTTGAGGAATCCATCGGCCCTGCGCGCCAGATTGTCGGCTTCCGCAACCGGATAATCCACGCATACGCAGAGGTGGACGCAGAAATCGTTTGGGCCATCGTTCAGAACGAGGTTCCACGGCTGCTCGAGAAGGCCGAGACGCTGCTGAAGGAGATGGGGTATGGCGGGTGA
- a CDS encoding Gfo/Idh/MocA family oxidoreductase produces MPFTARADWVAESALAYREHPGDVVAFRGAFWADYLAEPQAPLPWRAKLSGGGPAGVVGDLEAHLFDLAIWLLGVPIERVRAHVATVFPERENPNLAGILAQAGVHWASWSFRVYTRCGRSASTWSWKEKRVLCA; encoded by the coding sequence ATGCCCTTTACCGCCCGGGCCGACTGGGTGGCGGAAAGCGCCCTCGCTTACCGCGAGCACCCGGGGGACGTGGTTGCCTTTCGGGGTGCCTTTTGGGCAGATTACCTGGCTGAGCCTCAGGCGCCCCTTCCTTGGCGGGCAAAGCTTTCAGGCGGGGGCCCTGCTGGGGTGGTGGGAGATCTGGAGGCGCATCTTTTTGACCTCGCGATCTGGCTTTTGGGTGTCCCTATAGAAAGGGTCCGCGCCCATGTGGCCACTGTATTTCCAGAGAGGGAGAACCCGAATTTGGCTGGGATTTTGGCTCAAGCGGGGGTGCACTGGGCATCTTGGAGCTTTCGCGTATACACCCGGTGCGGCCGCAGCGCCTCTACTTGGAGCTGGAAGGAGAAAAGGGTGCTTTGCGCGTAG
- a CDS encoding restriction endonuclease subunit S encodes MAGEWRRVNLGSLAPFAYEQIIGNRSQSTTLAALRDALLPKLISGELRVKDAEKFLKERGL; translated from the coding sequence ATGGCGGGTGAGTGGCGGCGGGTAAATCTTGGCAGCTTAGCTCCATTTGCTTACGAACAAATTATTGGCAACAGGTCACAATCTACTACCCTTGCCGCCCTGCGTGACGCGCTGCTGCCCAAGCTCATCTCCGGCGAGCTGCGGGTGAAGGATGCGGAGAAATTTTTGAAGGAGAGAGGACTATGA
- a CDS encoding ImmA/IrrE family metallo-endopeptidase — MPCRISTPFWTAWGSWCTRLPCPGKQGCGGLLPASSPGLQVLLNVNATPGRQAFTLAHELAHALYRPGRLGGGKRPRLPRAPGGRGCLSGCLLGRLPG, encoded by the coding sequence ATGCCCTGCCGGATCTCTACACCTTTTTGGACAGCGTGGGGATCCTGGTGTACAAGGCTTCCTTGCCCCGGGAAGCAGGGGTGTGGGGGCCTTTTACCGGCATCCTCGCCTGGGCTACAGGTCCTGCTCAACGTGAACGCCACCCCGGGGCGGCAGGCCTTCACCCTGGCCCACGAGCTAGCCCATGCCCTTTACCGCCCGGGCCGACTGGGTGGCGGAAAGCGCCCTCGCTTACCGCGAGCACCCGGGGGACGTGGTTGCCTTTCGGGGTGCCTTTTGGGCAGATTACCTGGCTGA
- a CDS encoding nucleotidyltransferase family protein, with product MAELIVAQKSALRTLCERYQVERLALFGSALRDDFDSDKSDLDFCVEFRPMTPQAHAEAYFGLLEDLESLFGRRVDLVEIGAVRNPYLKRAIEASQETLYAAA from the coding sequence GTGGCAGAGCTTATCGTTGCCCAAAAGTCAGCGTTGCGGACGCTGTGCGAACGCTACCAGGTCGAGCGCCTGGCCCTGTTCGGCTCTGCCCTGCGCGACGACTTCGATTCCGACAAGAGCGACCTGGACTTCTGCGTGGAATTCCGGCCCATGACCCCTCAAGCGCACGCAGAGGCCTACTTCGGGTTGTTGGAGGACCTCGAGAGCCTGTTTGGGCGAAGGGTGGATCTGGTGGAGATTGGGGCTGTCCGCAACCCGTATCTCAAGCGGGCAATCGAGGCCAGCCAAGAAACCCTGTATGCCGCGGCGTAG
- a CDS encoding helix-turn-helix transcriptional regulator, with amino-acid sequence MVFSGNDTLRLHGEALCASSPLPGAAHLVLDAPWGYALHTLPHLPRPVLVVTGVNSAPYLRDLVDLRPQGVIARPVGPQEVLAALGRVAEGECFYEGPVLEDGLLPCERAVLRRLAFGLENAEIARELGVSRRTVENRVGALREKLGLRGG; translated from the coding sequence ATGGTCTTCAGCGGCAACGACACGCTACGGCTTCACGGCGAGGCCCTCTGTGCCTCGTCCCCCCTTCCGGGGGCAGCCCACCTGGTGCTTGACGCCCCCTGGGGATACGCCCTGCATACGCTGCCGCACCTGCCCCGCCCGGTGTTGGTGGTCACCGGGGTGAACTCAGCCCCCTACCTGCGTGACCTGGTGGACCTCAGGCCACAGGGGGTGATCGCCCGTCCTGTGGGCCCCCAGGAGGTGCTGGCTGCCCTGGGGCGGGTGGCCGAAGGGGAGTGCTTCTACGAGGGTCCTGTGCTGGAAGACGGACTGCTGCCCTGTGAGCGGGCGGTGCTGCGGCGTCTGGCCTTCGGGCTGGAGAACGCGGAGATCGCCCGCGAGCTCGGGGTGAGCCGCCGCACGGTGGAGAACCGCGTGGGGGCTCTGCGGGAGAAGCTCGGCCTGAGGGGCGGGTAG
- a CDS encoding AAA family ATPase, which translates to MSRIDSIPRLQDCGVFRDFKWPSNLLEFGRYNVIYGWNGTGKTTLSRILRCLEKRTKPGGHVTLKLDGQEVSGEKFQTREVPIRVFNRDFVNENVFPVGGGDLPPIFVLGAESVEKQKELERLKGERATAQSRLESARSTKQRAEKDFGQFCIDQAKLIKETLRSSGQNPYNNYDKSDFCEEAEKMAAAGDGTAHRLSDEEREKLLTQHRATPKPKVQEVSYTLPDFDAILKKLSGLLTETVVSALMEALKDDHPLSEWIRQGLTLHRERQAKRCLFCEQQLPEERLARLEAHFSDQYEAFVKKIDSSIVELEEMGRQAAQLRLPNKAELYDDLEPEFQTAETGLRETLKAAQSFLEAAVQALTEKKRRLFEHVNPELQAPAVDAEVVEKLNAVIRKHNQACDDFQKRVGEARKRLARGMIAAELEEFVRRRDAIEHAKAALQAAEQEVKRLDDEIARLEREIIEHRQPAEELNEDLCKYLGHSELQLQIKETGYTITRGGVPANALSEGEMTAIALLYFLKALEDKGFDLENGIVVLDDPVSSLDASALYMAYGFIRQRVEKAGQVFIFTHNFTFFRQVRNWFHHLPGQNKKDASKRPARFYMLECLLSHGQRCASIRRLDPLLEEFESEYQYVFACIYRAVSAATSAGASLEEHYHLPNMARRLLEAFLAFRQPATPGDLWQKMKAATFEQAKKTRILRFLHTYSHGDAIGDPQHDPSLLAEAGSVLRDLLEFIESQDKVHYDHMVKLVTAEAVDDNDSPASA; encoded by the coding sequence ATGAGTCGTATTGATTCCATTCCGCGCCTCCAAGACTGCGGTGTGTTCCGAGATTTTAAGTGGCCCTCCAATCTATTGGAGTTTGGGCGGTACAACGTGATCTACGGGTGGAACGGGACAGGCAAAACCACGCTCAGCCGAATTCTTCGTTGCCTCGAGAAACGAACGAAACCCGGAGGCCACGTCACTCTCAAACTTGATGGGCAGGAGGTATCGGGAGAGAAATTCCAGACCCGAGAAGTGCCGATACGGGTGTTCAACAGGGACTTCGTGAATGAGAACGTTTTTCCCGTGGGCGGAGGAGACCTGCCGCCGATCTTCGTGTTGGGAGCGGAAAGCGTCGAGAAGCAAAAGGAGCTTGAACGTCTGAAGGGCGAGCGTGCGACAGCGCAGTCAAGGCTCGAGTCCGCGCGATCCACGAAGCAGAGAGCCGAGAAGGACTTCGGTCAGTTCTGTATTGACCAGGCCAAACTCATCAAAGAGACCCTCCGCTCCAGCGGCCAGAACCCATACAACAACTACGACAAATCCGACTTCTGCGAGGAAGCCGAAAAGATGGCTGCAGCCGGAGACGGCACTGCCCATCGCCTCAGCGATGAAGAGCGCGAGAAGCTGCTGACCCAGCATCGCGCGACTCCGAAGCCAAAAGTACAGGAAGTCTCATACACTCTGCCTGACTTCGATGCAATTCTCAAGAAATTGTCGGGTCTATTGACGGAGACGGTTGTCTCCGCACTGATGGAAGCTCTAAAGGATGATCATCCGCTCTCCGAATGGATACGCCAAGGACTCACATTACATCGGGAGAGACAGGCCAAACGATGCTTGTTTTGTGAGCAGCAACTGCCTGAGGAGCGCTTGGCCAGACTTGAAGCGCATTTCAGCGATCAGTATGAGGCGTTTGTGAAAAAAATTGATTCGTCTATCGTTGAGCTTGAAGAGATGGGAAGGCAAGCTGCTCAGCTCAGATTGCCGAACAAGGCAGAGCTTTACGACGATCTCGAGCCGGAGTTTCAGACTGCGGAGACAGGACTGAGGGAAACCCTTAAGGCGGCGCAGAGCTTTCTTGAGGCTGCAGTGCAAGCGCTCACCGAGAAAAAGCGTCGGCTTTTTGAGCACGTCAACCCAGAGCTTCAAGCGCCAGCGGTGGACGCGGAGGTGGTCGAGAAGCTGAATGCGGTGATCCGCAAGCACAACCAGGCCTGCGATGACTTCCAGAAGCGGGTCGGTGAAGCCCGCAAGCGGCTGGCGCGTGGCATGATCGCAGCGGAACTGGAAGAGTTCGTGCGTCGCAGGGATGCTATCGAGCACGCGAAGGCCGCCCTGCAAGCAGCGGAGCAAGAGGTAAAGCGCCTCGATGACGAAATCGCCAGGTTGGAACGAGAAATTATCGAGCATCGCCAGCCGGCAGAGGAGCTGAACGAGGACCTCTGCAAGTACCTCGGCCACAGTGAGCTTCAACTGCAAATCAAGGAGACTGGCTACACGATTACACGTGGCGGCGTCCCTGCGAATGCTTTAAGCGAAGGTGAGATGACAGCCATCGCGCTGCTATATTTTTTGAAGGCGTTAGAGGACAAGGGCTTCGATCTCGAGAATGGCATTGTGGTGCTCGATGACCCGGTCTCCAGCTTAGATGCTAGCGCGCTCTATATGGCCTACGGCTTTATTCGCCAGCGGGTAGAAAAGGCAGGTCAGGTCTTCATTTTTACTCATAACTTCACCTTCTTCCGTCAAGTGCGGAATTGGTTTCACCACCTTCCCGGTCAGAACAAGAAAGACGCTAGCAAGAGGCCAGCGCGTTTTTATATGCTTGAGTGCCTGCTAAGCCACGGCCAGAGATGCGCTAGCATCCGCCGGCTCGATCCGTTGTTGGAGGAGTTTGAGTCGGAGTATCAATACGTTTTTGCATGTATTTACCGCGCTGTATCAGCAGCCACTTCCGCTGGAGCGAGTCTCGAAGAACACTACCATTTGCCCAATATGGCAAGGCGCCTACTTGAGGCCTTTCTGGCTTTTCGCCAACCCGCTACGCCCGGTGACCTCTGGCAAAAAATGAAAGCCGCAACCTTTGAACAAGCGAAGAAAACGAGAATTCTTCGTTTCTTACACACTTATTCTCACGGCGACGCAATCGGCGATCCTCAACACGACCCCTCTCTTCTTGCCGAAGCTGGCTCTGTGTTGAGGGATTTATTGGAGTTCATCGAGTCTCAGGATAAGGTGCATTATGATCATATGGTCAAGCTGGTAACTGCTGAAGCAGTGGACGACAATGACAGTCCTGCGAGCGCATGA
- a CDS encoding phytoene desaturase family protein codes for MRAVVVGAGIGGLVAARILKRAGLEVVVLEAHTYSGGLAGSFYHRGFRFEAGATLLTGLAPGAPLALALGMAGVEPPWNPLPKGFPLLEVLLPKGRVVRPVGLAEEEEAQRDFFGPKVLPFWAWQRDRARRLLALAPRLPWPPEAEEVRRGLPLLPQLLPLLPDLFLPASCRAPEDPAFRRFLAAQLLIAAQTENPYALYAALALDLPHLGAALPEGGIGRLAEALAQGLSVRYRARAVRLLLRGEKAFGVEVVYGGRRRGEREVVEGDVFLLNVHPGPLLGLPERVPQDAWGAFVVYGVLPFRVPPPYYRQNARERPFAFLSLRPEEEKTLFSLSLHTPLALWEGLDPEGYGRAKALWLERALALGEALLPGLREASSLFAATPRTYRRYVGRAWVGGIPQTHPFRFPRVRLLPNAFRIGEGVFPGQGIPAVALSGVRVARLALAYLGLRPPESFPGLLEPFGHPLP; via the coding sequence ATGCGGGCAGTGGTGGTGGGCGCAGGCATCGGGGGCTTGGTGGCGGCCCGGATCCTCAAGCGGGCAGGCCTCGAGGTGGTGGTCCTCGAGGCCCACACCTACTCCGGGGGGCTTGCCGGGAGCTTTTACCACCGGGGCTTCCGCTTTGAAGCGGGGGCCACCCTTCTCACGGGCCTCGCCCCCGGTGCGCCCCTGGCCCTGGCCTTGGGGATGGCGGGGGTGGAACCCCCTTGGAACCCGTTGCCCAAGGGGTTTCCCCTTCTGGAAGTGCTCCTCCCCAAGGGGCGGGTGGTGCGGCCCGTGGGCCTTGCGGAGGAGGAAGAGGCGCAACGGGACTTCTTTGGCCCCAAGGTTCTCCCCTTTTGGGCGTGGCAACGGGACCGGGCCCGCCGCCTCCTCGCCCTCGCTCCCCGCCTGCCCTGGCCCCCGGAGGCGGAGGAGGTGCGGCGTGGGCTTCCCCTCCTCCCCCAACTCCTGCCCCTTCTGCCCGACCTTTTCCTGCCCGCTTCCTGCCGCGCGCCCGAGGACCCCGCCTTCCGCCGCTTCCTGGCGGCCCAACTCCTCATCGCTGCCCAAACGGAAAACCCCTACGCCCTCTACGCCGCCTTGGCCCTGGACCTGCCCCACCTTGGGGCGGCTCTCCCGGAAGGCGGCATAGGCCGACTGGCGGAGGCCCTGGCCCAGGGGCTCTCCGTTCGCTACCGTGCCCGGGCGGTGCGCCTCCTCCTGCGGGGAGAGAAGGCCTTTGGGGTGGAGGTGGTCTACGGGGGCCGGCGCCGCGGGGAGCGGGAGGTGGTGGAAGGGGACGTGTTCCTCTTGAACGTGCACCCTGGGCCCCTCCTGGGCCTTCCCGAGCGGGTTCCCCAGGACGCCTGGGGCGCCTTTGTGGTCTACGGCGTTCTGCCCTTCCGGGTTCCGCCCCCCTACTACCGGCAAAACGCCCGGGAACGGCCCTTCGCCTTCCTCTCCCTAAGGCCCGAGGAGGAAAAGACCCTCTTTAGCCTCTCCCTCCACACCCCCTTGGCCCTTTGGGAGGGGCTGGACCCGGAGGGGTATGGCCGGGCCAAAGCCCTTTGGCTGGAAAGGGCCCTCGCCCTAGGGGAGGCCCTCCTCCCTGGGCTCCGGGAGGCGAGCTCCCTCTTTGCTGCCACGCCCCGCACCTACCGGCGCTACGTGGGCCGGGCCTGGGTGGGGGGAATCCCTCAGACCCACCCTTTCCGCTTTCCCCGCGTGCGCCTCCTCCCCAACGCCTTCCGGATCGGGGAAGGGGTTTTTCCGGGGCAGGGGATTCCCGCCGTTGCCCTTTCGGGCGTGCGGGTGGCCCGCCTGGCCTTGGCCTACCTGGGCCTAAGGCCCCCTGAGTCTTTCCCGGGCCTCCTCGAGCCCTTTGGCCATCCCCTCCCGTGA